Proteins encoded in a region of the Paenibacillus sp. E222 genome:
- a CDS encoding FusB/FusC family EF-G-binding protein, which translates to MQTPFIQNHQFNYIQKQADFLLKTLRSVVDPKVLETVRYTVGTNAVSIFDELTLEQKQLLEQLSTYETTHELQTYLNQLEAYLIPFPQVSAKQIQKLFPKVKKLKVPDLESIDYARTTYLRWTDIATDRLFIVYPYEGRFLGIEGRLTATNKKGYCMFCHRHQELGFFNVKTKSYTPDNISSVAQYVCMDNTACNHSITDTSMLEKFLLSTVK; encoded by the coding sequence ATGCAAACACCATTTATTCAGAATCATCAATTTAATTATATTCAAAAACAAGCTGATTTCCTGCTCAAAACGCTACGCTCGGTTGTGGATCCAAAAGTATTGGAAACCGTCCGTTATACGGTCGGCACAAATGCGGTGAGCATCTTCGATGAACTTACTCTGGAACAGAAGCAACTGCTGGAGCAGTTATCCACGTATGAGACGACACATGAGTTGCAGACCTATCTGAACCAGCTGGAAGCATATCTGATTCCATTTCCGCAAGTATCCGCGAAGCAAATTCAGAAGCTGTTTCCCAAGGTAAAGAAGCTCAAAGTGCCGGATCTGGAATCCATCGATTACGCACGTACAACTTATCTGAGATGGACCGACATTGCTACCGATCGCTTGTTCATCGTGTATCCGTATGAAGGCAGATTCCTCGGAATTGAGGGACGGCTTACAGCCACGAACAAGAAAGGGTATTGTATGTTCTGTCATCGCCATCAGGAGCTCGGATTCTTCAACGTAAAGACCAAGAGCTATACGCCGGACAACATTTCTTCCGTGGCCCAGTACGTATGCATGGATAACACAGCTTGTAACCATAGTATCACCGATACTAGTATGTTGGAGAAGTTTCTTCTCTCGACCGTAAAATAA
- a CDS encoding xylulokinase: MDQNLKQAIVRGETSLGIEFGSTRIKAVLMDHHFNTICSSSYEWANQLIDGYWTYDMNEMIHGLQQTYHQLKQEIQNNYGVTIQKIGSIGCSAMMQGYIALDQTGELLVPFRTWRNATTGKAASELTEKFQFKIPERWSIAHLYQAILNGEEHVTNINYITTLSGYIHRLLTGSKAIGIGDASGMFPIDESTLEYHEDMVRKFDDLIADKGYPWNLKDILPKVYTAGEHAGYLSEAGARLLDLSGNLESNIPLCPPEGDAGTGMVATNSVQKRTGNISVGTSIFAMIVLEKNLSTVYPEIDIVTTPEGNPVAMVLANNCSSDINAWVNMFREFYEAMGQKPDMNQLFSVLFNEALKADADGGGLLSYGYYSGENITGIAKGRPLFVRSPESRFNLANFMRVHLFAAFAALRLGLDILTQKEHVTIEHIWAHGGLFKTPRVAQKMCASALNIPVSVMSTAGEGGAWGMAILASYMVNKQQHEGLAEYLNTKVFIDAEGQEVSPNSEDVNGFALFMERYTEGLAIEQSAVDHFVENGKKA, translated from the coding sequence ATGGATCAAAACTTGAAACAAGCAATAGTCAGGGGAGAAACTTCGCTGGGCATTGAATTTGGATCCACACGAATCAAAGCTGTACTCATGGATCACCATTTCAATACCATCTGTTCCAGCAGCTATGAGTGGGCAAATCAATTGATCGACGGTTATTGGACCTACGATATGAATGAAATGATTCACGGGCTGCAACAAACCTATCATCAATTAAAGCAAGAGATTCAGAATAATTATGGTGTAACGATACAAAAAATTGGCTCAATCGGATGTTCTGCTATGATGCAGGGTTACATTGCACTCGATCAAACAGGGGAGTTATTGGTTCCGTTTCGTACATGGCGCAATGCCACAACGGGTAAGGCTGCATCAGAGCTAACCGAGAAATTCCAGTTTAAAATTCCAGAGCGCTGGAGCATCGCACATTTGTATCAAGCGATTTTGAACGGAGAAGAGCATGTCACTAACATCAATTATATTACGACACTATCAGGTTACATACATCGGCTGTTGACTGGCAGTAAAGCTATTGGTATAGGGGATGCCTCAGGTATGTTCCCAATTGATGAATCCACACTGGAATATCATGAAGATATGGTGAGGAAGTTTGACGATTTAATTGCTGACAAAGGCTACCCGTGGAATCTTAAAGATATTTTACCTAAAGTCTATACTGCCGGTGAACATGCCGGATATCTTAGTGAAGCTGGTGCACGACTGTTAGATCTATCGGGTAACTTGGAATCCAATATTCCACTGTGCCCTCCGGAAGGCGATGCTGGAACAGGCATGGTCGCTACGAATAGTGTCCAAAAACGTACGGGTAACATTTCCGTAGGTACATCGATTTTTGCCATGATTGTATTAGAGAAAAACCTGTCTACGGTATACCCTGAGATTGACATCGTGACTACACCTGAAGGCAATCCTGTGGCTATGGTTCTTGCGAATAACTGCTCCAGCGATATTAATGCTTGGGTAAACATGTTCCGTGAGTTTTATGAGGCGATGGGACAGAAGCCCGATATGAACCAATTATTCAGTGTGTTGTTCAATGAAGCACTGAAAGCTGACGCTGATGGCGGTGGCTTACTGAGCTATGGCTACTATTCAGGCGAGAATATTACAGGAATTGCAAAAGGTCGTCCGTTGTTTGTGCGTTCTCCAGAGAGCCGCTTCAATCTGGCAAACTTTATGAGAGTCCATCTATTTGCTGCGTTTGCTGCACTAAGGCTCGGGCTGGATATTTTGACACAGAAGGAGCACGTAACGATTGAGCACATTTGGGCGCATGGCGGATTGTTCAAAACCCCACGAGTCGCTCAAAAAATGTGCGCATCCGCACTGAACATTCCCGTTTCGGTTATGTCTACCGCTGGTGAAGGTGGCGCATGGGGAATGGCTATTTTGGCTTCCTACATGGTTAATAAGCAGCAGCACGAGGGTTTGGCGGAGTACCTTAATACCAAGGTGTTTATTGATGCAGAAGGACAAGAGGTTTCTCCAAATAGCGAGGACGTGAATGGATTTGCCTTGTTCATGGAGCGTTACACGGAAGGACTGGCCATTGAGCAGTCAGCAGTAGATCATTTCGTGGAAAATGGGAAGAAAGCCTAA